The genomic window gTCCAActcttggtgatgacgaggatgatccactacttccctcgactaCACTTGCTCCAGAGCTGACTcatgcttcttctactccagcagagggtcctgcagcctttACTTCCACTTTAACTGCTTTCTAGCCTCTATATGCTATAAGATTTGCCtctttgagaggagagcttggtgtgtgccatccctatggcaatatgtgagggggagttgtccTTTGTACATACTTCATCTTACTTTTGCTACATTTGCATTACATtttattatgtaagataatcataatagttgagctttaacttgtatgtctttagcatttttgattgctagacttgaatttggactaagtttgAGTAGTTCTGTGGAGccatcttttaatcttaggctcttcttgataCTTTGGcatgatacatttcaagcaagtttggtttccttaagatgaaatttgacaattttatgaatcatgtatgCTATGAAATACTACATttttgatcaccatgttcgtaattgcttaggtttagtcaatgcttgtgttaaggctagtttgatgaatatcttgctttagatcttcttggttcaagacagtggattgaggaacattacactatattttttgtctttgttaaatgtttaactcgtgatagaaccttggggaacatgtgttccttgtattGCAAAGgaactacttaacttgatcttatgaccatcttgataacttgtgcgaattgaataatcatgaaaaatcaagtctcttgtgctaaatGTTATCCAATATGATTGTCTtaaagcctcaaggtgtttgtcgtacccagtcATGCGagactttgcttggataagacgcaacttgaggataaaataaaattcaaataaatgtgcataactgtttaattctttttaatcacttgatcaatctaagttttgatttcatatgtgagcgtttgcaaagcctattgtcatgaacacttgtttgcctagtttgaggttgaaattggctagttcttaatgcttgtattgcctcggcatgagtggatgcttatgtggtggtcactttgaaaatgattcggctatgtgaaattaaatacgccaaccaattcttcgggtttagcttatgtagctttatgttcttgtgacactgtatctttttgagcctttgtgcaattgtgagctccactttcaactctccatagccctttgatgtctctagctcttgcaaatgttttgtggtatacttgtaaaaTCTCATTTAGGATTACATGTTCATAATGTTTTAtcattgatgtttgcattgccaaagggggagatcatatgcacaaagattagaatatgcataaatatgcttcaaccgaagagaaatgagaatgtttgcaacaaacctcaaagaaaaataaaaaaatgtgcattcatcgaGGGGAGCatttatttttgagtttttgagtttttcttgctcttttgaggttttgacttgtctttgcctcttttcggccttttgcaatccttcttatgccaagtgacatgtttttgctcttttttgAGTTTTGGTCACTTTGATGtacttcaattcttcaaacccaaatctttgtgttttgagggttgtcaacgcacacatcaaggaggagattaagaaaccaagttaaaatgtgtcatggtttgcatgtgatgagtcattaaCAATGTtagatttgaaatgattttggttggcatgagcttGTTTGTGTGTGATCTTGTTTATGGATAACTAAATTTTGAATTGGAGCAGACTATTTCAGAGTCTAGTTAATTATGCCTCACCGGAACATCATGTGTGTGGGTTTTTTaccacaccggatagttcggtgttatGGTGAAGTGAGGACCgtagcattttcagtgctgaagcaaaAATGGAAGCAAACATCGGATTGTCCGTGATGGACTTAGAGagcgccggagtattttctgcaacGAGGAGATTTTTGGCGCCAAGTTTGAATATGTGTGCAAGATGATCCGGTGCTaagtttgtgaacaccagagaatgCACTAGACCTtctgttgcagagaggttgcagaagagtGGTTTGGTGGATTGACACAAGCCGGATTATCCgttgatggacatgagatcaccggaagctttcactagaccttttcttgtagagagcaaaattttaCTGGAACATATAGTgatacactcaccggatggtccagtgttcaagAGCAAAGCAcactggaacatctggtgttcacgttttctgcaggatgtgctctgagttgaagtttttagTTTTGTGTTAACctagagatgttttggagtgtggagaaatatgtttgcttgttaatggtgtgcaggtgatagatgcaacttggcgatcgacagcgggtgatcggggctaagcaggtgcttggtgccagacgatcaaggaggaccGGGTGGAGTCAACGGTGATCCTAattgtacacatggaggtcaagcacagcatgaaacggaggataaagacgacgtgttgacaaagtcaagcaaagggggtgttggtgcaagtgataaggcggcccaAGGGATCAGGAGCGAGAGAAACTTGCCAATGATCAACatcgcaagatggaggacaTACGTCATCATCAGAGTGCTTGTTTCAGgaggaagcaagtggcggctagtcactctttgagaagcgtgtttgggtttcgcggtttggcctcaaaaccgtaggaggactggaggagtacgtgacacCATCGTAAAGCTTACgtcaaggcaaagctaagttgtgaaggcgtcAAGGCCGTCTGATgaatgtagaaaaaatagaccaaaatacccttggtGGTGGGTagaaatgtactacaagagagaggtattttgggaaaaagctagaaaacttaggggtcaagttttctaaaCCTATAAATGAGGGGTAGCGCTATGGGAGATGGTGAACTAGCCATTTGAGCCTATTGTACCACTCATTTGAGAGTCTAGtcctaggattttagaggagaggaagtatgagtgtttagcctatatattagatgagagtttttgagtgaaaaatctttgtaatatacctaaaataggactgatctctttgaataatgaagtttatgtttttgcatatggtTAAATTCCccccttctagttttcctctattggttccctttcaagtttgcaagtttttagtgtttcgttgtgatttttgttttggtattTGGCctgaattttcagcaccttgtgaagtcattcttTTTGTTACTGgaggcataaaaatcacatacgagtgtatactCATGGGTCTTGAACTCTCTTGCCCCCTAGATCATAACCTTGGAGAATTTCCTCAACCGGTGaccttatctttgatttttgaatctttcttctcaagttccaaACTTTATGTGAGTATGAGTTATGGATTGGTTTGCTGTGGAAtctagtgttcgattccaactatgagacccacctttgattggatcttcaagtttgatttttgaattctttgagtTTATGTTCTGTTCTAGCTGGATCTTCCGGGTTGAGCTCTGTGTTTCCACTGTGTTTTTATGTTTTATGTTGCGCTTTGTtctgaggtgcattgggtgacaaaataggagaagaccatctattttgaaagaaatttgttgaggtacctattcacccccttctagtcgccattctcggtCCTGCAAGCGGGCAAGCTAAGGTCGTGCTTATGCGTCGCCTCGGCATCCTCTCCGAGACTGCACCAGTTACTAAGGTGGCGAGGAAGGCCTATGAGGAATTCTTCAACATGGAACTGAGTGACAAGCATCTGGTGGCAGTCAAAGAGCTCTTCCCTTCCCTCGGCAAGACCTCTTTCATTGTTGGATCACCGGCTCTCTGACTGCCACAGTTGTTGTGCATGGCTGCAAACCGCGGTTGTTGTTCTTGCTTGGATGAATCAAACTGCTATCTTTTCATGGAACGTTTGGGGTCTTAACTTTGCGACCCATCGTGGCGTTGTTTGTCTCCTCGTCGAGGACACCGGGGCACCAATTCTATGTTTTTAGGAGACTAAGCTTGATGTGATAACATCTGGCGTTGTACTCTTGATGCTTGGGtccaattttaaagattttgtGTATTTTCTGGCCTGCCACACTCGGGGTGGTGTGTTGATTGCCTGTCGTTCGGACGTCACAACCATGTCCGCCGTGCAGATTGGCTATTTCTCTATCACGGCCAAGACTTCCCTCCCCACCGGAGAACACGCTTGGTGTCTGACTTCAGTATATGGTCTTTAGGATGATAGTGATAAGAATCTTTCCTTGGAGGAGTTGCCGGCTACTCGGGGCGCTTGCCCTAGACCTTGGTTCATTGTTGGCGACTTCAACTTGATCTTGGACATGACGGACAAGAACAACGCGTGCATCAATCAGCACAACATGATGCGTTTGCACCAAGTTGTCGATGAACTTGAATTACATGACATGCACCTGCACGTCCATACCTATACTTCGAGTAACGAGCGTGTCAATCTGACACTCATCAAGCTTGATTGTGTGCTGGCCACATTAGACTGGGTGGAGCTCTTTCCCTTCTGCTTCCTTCAAGGGTTATCGACGGACATCTCTGATCACTGCCCCCCTTCTACTCTAATGTAATGTGCCCATTATAACCAAGCCAAGATTTCACTTTGAAATCTTTTGGCCAAAATTTAATGACTTTCTCGATGCCATTGCACGGGGCTGGCACTGCCCGGAGACTATTTGTGACCCTTTCTAGCGTCTCGACTATCTCCTCCATAACACAGCGAGAGAGCTTTAGAGTTGGGCAGCTTAGAAAATTGGAAATGTCAAGATGCAGCTATTTCTGGCCAAGGAGGTGATTATGAGGCTTGATCGCACGCAAGACAGTAGGAAGCTCTCTAATGACTAGTTCGAGCTCCGCAAGCAACTGAAGTGTCTTTATCTCGGACTGTCTTCCCTGGAGCGTACCATCACCCAACAAAGATCAAGGATCAAGAAACTGAGGGAGGGCGATGCTAATACCCATTTCTTACACTTGCACGCTTGTTACCAGCGGCGAAAGAACCATATCGCCAACCTACGGGCTGGAGACCACACGGTCTACAGTCATGTGGAGAAAGCGCATGTTCTCTAGTGCTACTTTGATCAGCTATTGGGTGTGGAGGTGGACAAAACATCTACGATTAACTTGGACACGCTGGGGATCTCACCGTGTGACCTTTCCTGCCTCGAGGCACCATTTACCAAGGACGAGGTGTGGAGTGTGATCCATGATTTGCCACCGGACAAGGTACCTAGGCCTGACAGTTTCATCGGCACGTTTTACCAATCTGCTTGGCCGGTGATCAAGGGTGATGTGGTCAGGGCTATTGGTGCTTTCTTCGCACAAGATGGGTGGCATTTGCACTGCTTGAATGGTGCTCTGCTATCCCTACTACCCAAAAGGACAGACACCGCAACCCTAAAGGACTATCGACCGATTAGTTTGATACACAGCTTCCCTAAGTTGGTCTCGAAGATGCTGGCAAACCGCCTCGCGTTGTGCCTTGGCAAGCTCATCCACTTCAATCAAAACACATTTATTAAGGGTTGATCGATTCAAGACAACTTCAAGTTGGTACAATGATCTGCGAAGCTACTCATGAAACGAAAAATACCCAAGTTGCAGCTCAAGCTGGACATTTCCAAGGCTTTTGACACGGTTGCATGGCCGTTTGTGCTGGAGGTTCTGCAAGCTTGGGGTTTCGAGTAGCGTTGGAGGAACTGGATCGCGATTCTACTTTCAATGGTCAGCTAGGTCTGCTCATCTGTCACAGACGCGGTTTGCGGCGGGGCGACCCGTTGTCTCCCATGCTTATCATCTTGGCGATGGATGTCCTTAACCGGATCTTTGCCAAGGTGAGCGCTGATGCCTCCTCCAACCTATTGGTCATCTGGTGATCAGGCACCAATGTAGCATGTACACTGATGATGTGATCCTTTTCGCCTAGCCGACGCTCCAAGAAGCCCGAGTGATCACGAGCATTCTGGACATCTTTGGGCCGCCTCAGGCCTAATGACAAATCTGGACAATTGTTCCATCACTCCAATCTTTGGCTGTGAAGAGGCACTGTAAGGAATTCAAGTCAACTTTTAGTGTCAGATCACGCAATTCCCGATCAAGTATCTAGGACTCCCGTTGTCCACCAGGAAACTTTCAAAAGCTCAACTTTCCCCGCTCGTGGAGAACTTCGCCGCCAAGTTACCGTCATGGAAGGGGCCTCTGTTGCAGAAGACTGGGCGTCTAATCCTTGTGAAATCTGTCTTTTCATCCATGCTAATCTACACCCTCATGGTGGAGAAACTGCCCACTTGGGTAATTGAAGAAATTGATGCAATTCGTCGTAAATTTCTTTGGACGGGGACCAATGCGTCGGTGCAGGGAAAGTGTGCGGTCGCATGGGGCATGGTCTGCAGGCCAATGAAGCTTGGCGGCATCAGCGTTCCCAATCTCAGGCTTGCCAGCGTGTATGCCTCCGCTGGCTTTGGCTACAAAAAACTGATCGGATGGGGCTTGGTCGACACTGCAACTACAGGTTGAGCCTGAGGTTCAAGCACTGTTTGATGCCTCCATCTTTGTGCTACTTAGCAATGGCGAGCATGCTCTCTTCTGGTTGGATGCTTGGCTCGGCGGGCACTTGATCAAGTCTATGGCGCCTGCACTCTGGGCGATGATCATCCGTCATGCTATTCTCACTCAGATGGTAGCACAAGAACTACATGGCCAGCAGTGGATACATGACATAAATGGGGCACTAACCGTGCAAGCTCTCATGGAGTACATCATGCTCTGGACTCGGCTCTCGAAGATCCAGTTGGAGGAGCAAAGTGATGATGTCTATGTCTGGCGTTGGACCACGGATGGGATATACACTGCACAATCGGCTTACGACATGCTTCCCCATGGTGGCGTTCGCTACCAAGGAGCCGACCAGATTTGGAAGACATGGGCGCCGCTGAAAGTAAAGTTCTTCATCTGGCTTGCGTCACGACAACATATTTGGACGGCGAACAGGTGCCCGAAGCATGGGTTGGAAGCTCACTCCACTTGTTGGCTATGCGATCAGGAGCTTGAGACATCGGACCATCTCTTTGTCGAGTGCTCCTACTCTAAGTCGATCTGGTGGGAGTCTCTTTCGTGGGCGCATCGTGCTTGCGCTTTCCTCTCAGAAGCCTCCCTGCAAGACTGGTGGACACACATCGTCTCCCTGCAGCCGGCGGCTATGCGGAAAGGTACCAACATGCTCTTCATGCTTGTAGCTTGGCATCTATGGAAGCAATGCAACGCCAGGCTTTTCGATCATCACTCCTCAATGGTGCCGCAGCTCCTCGAGTGGATCAAGATGGAGGCGGATCTATGGTTCACGACGGGTGCACATCACTTAGGTCATTTTATCTAGGAGTAGTTTGTTAATCTTCGCAGCACTTTGATGCCGCTTAGTGGGGGTGTCCGACACCGCATGTTGCGTCTGTACTCAAACTTTCTGTTTTTTTCTCCTACTTAATACAATGATGTGTAGTCCTCTTacgtatttgagaaaaaaatacagtCATCTTGTATTTTCAAACATAAACATATGTATCATAATATCTAGACACCGGATTGTGCAGGTCATTCAATTGGTTGTGGAAAATAGGAAATGGTAAGGAATCTGAGTTCATTGCCGATGATATACTTCTTTCTCAACCCACACTACACTGGGAGTTCTGCATGTTcatagagagaaaaaagaattaggAGGGTTGGTGAGATTATATGTTCTTCGAAAGCAGCAGAATGTTAAGTTTTTCATGTACTTTTGGAACCTTTGTAAGAAATTACATAAGGCAGCTAAAGTATCTCAAGCAAAGATTTCACATAATTGTAGGGCACAAATAGCACCCTAGTTGCCCTAAAAGTGCAGTGGAAACCAAAAACAGAATTTCTGATTTCTCAGCAAGAACAAACCCGTACAAGAGCAGCATATAGGTAAGCTGCCATGTTGATGTGACGTGGACAAATAAAGTTTGTGAGGGGTACAGCATAGCAAAAGCTTACCAAATTAGGGGTGATCGCAGAATGCACGCcaatcattattcataaatcATACTACAGACAGTTAACAATAATAGTCAAAACAACTCAAatagaagaaaaggagaaagtggTACATATCTCGCTAGCGTTAGGTGCACTGCAACGCAATCAGAACAAGAACAATCGCTGCAACCGATATCGACGAAGCTGCAACATTTCCGATTGTCGGTTTGAAGCAGAGCTAGATATGCAGTCAGTGCCTACTTTTGGGGCACACAAACGGGGCCCTACCTGCTAAGGTTGGCAAAAACAGCAAGCTACAACATGTCTACAACACAAAACGCAGTGCAATGGGCGGTTCTCCTGGAAGTACTAAGTGGTAGTTAAGGTCGTCGCAACTTAACATTCAAGGGTATCTCCTTGTAAGAGACGACTTTTTCAGCAGCCTGCCTCAGTGACCTCCTCCCTGCCACCGGACCTTTGGTAGATTTCATTGAGGAGCAACCATCAGCCTGCTTCTGATTTGTCCTATGCTCCATCGAGGCATTTGAACTGGAAGAGGCCAGAGGAGCAATAATATCTTCGTGCAGAGTCTTAAAAGTGCTGCTCTCCACGTCCTTAGAGGATACTGAATTCAATCTTGCAGATTTTCTACTTTGAGAGTTTCTGAAAAATTTAGGCCAACCATGGTTGTTATGTTCCAATTGGAGACAATTGCATTGGTGGAAGGCAGGAAGTAGTAAGCAGGCAAGACTAACCTCTTCTCTTCACGACGCAATGGCTCACTAGTACTTGAGTCACATTTGGCATTTATATCGTCTATGGCTGAATCTTCTCCACTCTCACATAATTTCAAATTATGTGTATCTGCACCCCTGCACACAAACTTTATGATTCAACAGCATATTGCTTGAGTTGATTGTGTGAAGTACTACTGAGATACAATCAGAGTTCTGCAAGTCTTCTAGGTCTCATTTGAATGGGCCGAAATCAATCCCGCCATATCCCAGCCCACCCAAAAGGGCCTTTAGGTGGTGAAAACTGGCAAAAGCCAGTTACAGCCCAGTAATCGCCATTTTTCCCAACCCTGGCTGCACTTGCATcttaaacaacaataaaaaggctGAACCTTACCTCTTGTTACCTGTGTCTTCTGGTGGATTGGGGGCCTCAACTATATTAAAtgacagagaggctgcaaaagGACATAACATTGAAAGAAGATacattttcttcaaaaatcacaTTCAGAGAAAGATGCAGCAATTAACATGCAGTTTGGACACTATCCTTGGAGATTAAGATTAAATACCATGCATACAATTCGTACTAATGAGCATTAATAGACAATAATGTGTGTTTATTCAAACTTTCTTGCATATTGGAATTGTTTCATCTGAAACTAACTGGAAAATTCTGAATAAGTGGTATATAAGAAATATTAGGAAAATGGAGAAAGATGAAGGCTTTACATTGAGTTTCTGCCAAATGGTCCCGtttggtgttgttggctttatcACCAACTTGATGAGCCTCAACTCCAGGAACCCTGGAACATGCTTCTTGTATCTCCTGAATAACATTGTAGGAAACAAGGAGCCTCATAATATTTATTAAGATTCCTCATGGGCAAATGGATAAATCTGTACAGCCTACCTTCAAATTTGTTTCCTTTTGTGGTAGCTCATTTATCTCCATTTTCTGATACAATCAGATGCCAGAGGTCAAAAGATAACATATTAACATCAATAAATAGAAGCTGAATCAAACTGCAACATTACTATACCTTGAATTTTGAAACCATTACTTCATGCACTATTGCACTGCACTCATTTTGCAGTGACTTCCCCTGCACAATATATCCGCAAATATTGCACCAGATCAGAACCACATTGTAATTCACTTGCTTTTTTGGAACaggaaaaatatatgaaatgGTATCTTACTGTGTCTTTTCCAGTGCTTGGTCCATGGTGTTTTTGAACACTTAAACTGGAAGGAGCTGAAGGGAATACAGATTCCTCATGCAACATCTTGCGAGCTTCTGTGACTTCACAAGATCCTGGGTTCAGTCTAGAAGACCTTCTCCGCAGAGGCTTTCTGGTCATATAATTAGCCAACAGTTGTAACAAGTTTCTATCAGATAAAGTTGCAGTGAAGGACACATTCCATAAGCAAGAAATACCTCGGATCTTCATGACCCAACGATATAATAGGTTCCAAATGAGGTCTGTAGTGTTCCTGCATGATGTTAGTGTCCTTTGTACATTCACTTGATTCTGACTTCCGTTTATTTCTGCCCCTATTCACAGAAATTCTGAATCAGTAGATATCCGCTTGGGTGAATCATGCTACCTAGAATTTGGTTGCAGTTGCATCCTGAACCTTAGTAACTAGATGGAGCATACCAGCTCTTCTTTGTTGTATCTTGTGGTGCCTCTTGGCAAACAGTATTTGATGACACAGCAGCTGAGAAGAAATTGACATCAAGAAAAGATTAGAAACCTAACTAGTGGCTCACtcaaggaaaaataaaagatgtGGAAAACAATGCTTTGTGTTGAATAAGGCAGTTTGGAACCTTAAAGTGCAATAGTTGAAATGATTGCTGAGTacagaaaaaaaatccacaaaaaaaaaagagaaagaagagtaAGCTTTACATTGAGATTCAACCAAATTGTGTTCAACAGCACTGGTGACCGAACCATCAATTTGATGAGCCTCAACAGCTGCAACCTTGGAAGGTACGGCTTTCATGGCCTCCTAATTTCATTATAGATCTCAAACAATCTCAGaattaaaatagttgtagattaATATGGTGGAATCATATTACTTATGAATTTGGTACCCACCTGTGAATTCACTTCCTGCTGTCGTTGATTAGCAGTCTTATTCTTTCTCTGCAAACAGTACATGGGTAAAAAAATCATGGCatctattataaaaaaaaaaaaagcagagtTCAGCCATGCTCTTGCTTACCTCAAGTTTCGAATCCTTCACTTTAAGCAGTGCTGTTGTACATGAAAGCTCATGTTGCAATGCCTTGAGCTACACATCATATCCGCAAATAATTCCCAAATCAACAATCCCCATACTGAGTACTGATAATCGAAGAAACTCAAACACAAAAGAAACTGGACAGCTTACTCTATCTTTCCCCATATTTAGTTCCTGCAATGAAACGCAAAACAGAAAGATTAGACAGCGCTCTATGCTGCACCATAAAATAAATCGACTTTTCTTGACGCTTTCATTTATTTCCTAAGtataaaataaagaaagatgTACAGAATTTACCAATTTTTTACATCCAACTTAATTGAGTTAATTCAATACATAGTTTGGGAAAACTGAATCTGAACCCCTCAAAAAAGTACcactttgtttttttaattagtattattgtGGTGCACAGGTATAACTCGCAAAATAAGCATGCCATCGAACTGGATCATCAACCAAGGAGCAGCATCACAAGAGCAAAAGATCAAAATTAGTCAGCTATGGTGAGACAGGGAGTGGATTGAGACGTAGACGAACCGCAAGCATCCGAGAATTGGTCTGCGCGAGCTGCAGGTTCTGCTGGCACGATGCTTGCAGCGCAAGTCGGAGCTTGTGCATCTCAACTCTGCAGACCTCGATGATATTTCTGCAAAGAAGAAGCCAAGCAAAATAACACTTGATAAAGAAACAGCAGTCTCGCCCTCCCCTTTTCAAAGGAACAAGGTGGGGATGCAGAGGCAGGCGACATACATCTTCTCGTTGAGCTGATGAAGCAACTTGGCGTTCTCCTGCGACCAAGCGAGCAACTATTGAGCCCCGAGAAGAGCTTTTCAAA from Phragmites australis chromosome 14, lpPhrAust1.1, whole genome shotgun sequence includes these protein-coding regions:
- the LOC133890477 gene encoding shugoshin-1-like produces the protein MAAASGGAALGGPHPNPNGDGPRLRSPPGKGNPVALADITNTGRPKPTRSISVADVVKENAKLLHQLNEKINIIEVCRVEMHKLRLALQASCQQNLQLAQTNSRMLAELNMGKDRLKALQHELSCTTALLKVKDSKLERKNKTANQRQQEVNSQEAMKAVPSKVAAVEAHQIDGSVTSAVEHNLVESQSAVSSNTVCQEAPQDTTKKSWGRNKRKSESSECTKDTNIMQEHYRPHLEPIISLGHEDPRKPLRRRSSRLNPGSCEVTEARKMLHEESVFPSAPSSLSVQKHHGPSTGKDTGKSLQNECSAIVHEVMVSKFKKMEINELPQKETNLKEIQEACSRVPGVEAHQVGDKANNTKRDHLAETQSSLSFNIVEAPNPPEDTGNKRGADTHNLKLCESGEDSAIDDINAKCDSSTSEPLRREEKRNSQSRKSARLNSVSSKDVESSTFKTLHEDIIAPLASSSSNASMEHRTNQKQADGCSSMKSTKGPVAGRRSLRQAAEKVVSYKEIPLNVKLRRP